In Flavobacteriales bacterium, one genomic interval encodes:
- a CDS encoding Mrp/NBP35 family ATP-binding protein, with protein MPITEDAILAALSQIIEPDLKKDIVELDLVREVTVDENTVHVSVEVSNPALHSRKRMEEAVVFNLKKELGKGVDVKVTVSPLSGDRGNLRKVLPHVKHIIAVASGKGGVGKSTITANLAVGLAQRGLKVGLVDADIHGPSMPIMFDVVNERPQTVEKDGKHLIIPVESHGVKLLSIGFFAAPDQAIAWRGPMASKALEQLFKDADWGELDLLLVDLPPGTGDIHLSLVQAVPLTGAIIVSTPQPVALADARKGVGLFRMPSVNVPVLGIVENMAWFTPAELPNNKYYIFGKGGARALAGELNVPFLGEVPLVQSIREAGDVGRPAVLQPNTVSAVAFNDLCNAFQERMAKVEQEPKPAPMQQPA; from the coding sequence ATGCCGATCACCGAAGACGCTATTCTAGCGGCACTTAGTCAAATTATTGAACCCGACCTCAAGAAGGATATCGTGGAACTGGACCTTGTTCGCGAGGTAACTGTCGACGAGAACACTGTTCATGTGAGCGTAGAAGTGAGCAATCCCGCGTTGCATAGCCGCAAACGCATGGAAGAAGCGGTCGTATTCAACCTGAAGAAGGAACTAGGAAAAGGAGTTGATGTCAAAGTGACCGTTTCGCCCTTGTCCGGTGATCGCGGCAATTTGCGCAAAGTGCTACCTCATGTTAAGCATATCATTGCCGTTGCCAGCGGAAAGGGTGGTGTTGGAAAAAGCACGATCACCGCAAACCTTGCGGTTGGTCTAGCACAACGCGGGTTGAAGGTTGGTCTGGTGGATGCGGATATTCACGGACCGAGTATGCCGATCATGTTCGATGTGGTGAATGAACGACCGCAAACAGTGGAGAAGGACGGCAAGCATTTGATCATTCCGGTTGAGAGCCATGGCGTGAAACTGTTGAGCATTGGTTTTTTTGCGGCACCTGATCAAGCCATAGCTTGGCGCGGGCCAATGGCCAGTAAAGCATTGGAGCAACTATTCAAGGATGCCGATTGGGGCGAGCTTGACCTGCTTTTGGTCGATCTGCCACCGGGAACAGGTGATATCCATTTATCTCTCGTGCAGGCCGTGCCGTTGACGGGTGCGATCATAGTAAGTACACCGCAACCAGTCGCGTTAGCTGATGCTCGGAAGGGTGTTGGGTTATTCCGAATGCCTAGCGTTAATGTTCCCGTGCTTGGTATTGTGGAGAACATGGCGTGGTTCACTCCAGCGGAATTGCCCAATAACAAATACTACATTTTCGGTAAAGGCGGAGCTCGTGCGTTGGCCGGCGAATTGAATGTGCCATTCTTGGGCGAAGTACCCTTGGTACAAAGCATCCGTGAAGCCGGGGATGTGGGAAGGCCCGCAGTATTGCAACCAAATACCGTTAGCGCTGTAGCGTTCAATGATCTATGCAACGCATTCCAGGAACGAATGGCGAAAGTTGAACAAGAACCAAAACCAGCTCCAATGCAACAACCGGCATGA
- a CDS encoding NifU family protein: MTVLDRYQIESSEVCVREALDEIRPFLEADGGNITLEEVTQDGIAMVRLHGACCNCSMSAMTLKAGVEEAIKKSAPEVRSVQAVNAELVA; this comes from the coding sequence ATGACCGTTCTAGACAGATACCAGATCGAATCATCGGAGGTGTGCGTTCGCGAAGCACTTGACGAAATACGCCCATTTCTTGAGGCCGATGGTGGTAACATAACTTTGGAAGAGGTAACGCAGGACGGCATTGCCATGGTGCGCTTGCATGGTGCCTGCTGCAATTGCAGTATGTCGGCAATGACATTGAAAGCGGGTGTTGAAGAGGCAATTAAAAAGTCAGCTCCCGAGGTCAGATCGGTGCAAGCCGTGAACGCAGAGCTGGTCGCTTGA
- a CDS encoding 2-oxoacid:acceptor oxidoreductase subunit alpha, which translates to MDTPVITRSVEERSNVVILFAGDSGDGIQLTGAQFTESNALFGNDVSTFPNFPAEIRAPQGTLAGVSGYQLHFGSVELFTPGDQSDVLVVMNSAALKANLGKLKKGGVIIANTDGFDKKNLRLAGYPDDAEPLTDGSLQNYLVHTVDVTKMTRNALADTSLGMKEKDRCKNMFVLGFIHWMYSRELGHTEAFLNKKFAKKPDILAANLKVLLTGYNYGDTSETFTTRYEVKPAPMPSGNYRNITGNQGTAIGLTAAAQKAGLDLFYGSYPITPASDILHELSRHKHFGVRTFQAEDEIAAICSAIGASYGGAIGATASSGPGIALKTEAMGLAFMLELPLVIVNVQRGGPSTGLPTKTEQADLWQAVFGRNGEAPIPVVAASSPTDCFEMVYEAVRIAVEHMTPVIFLSDGYIANGAEPWKFPQANELKAIKPPFAKPRTNGTVNEPFLPYERDKKGVRPWAIPGMKGLQHRIGGIEKENGTGNISYDPANHELMVKLRAEKVHRIVEDVPPLDLSSGAESGDLLILGWGSTYGAIRTAVNELTDEGYSVGHLHLRYLFPFRKELGNILKKYKTVLMPEMNSGQLRQMIRAEYLIDAKGLNKIQGMPFTSAEIHNAALDLLKA; encoded by the coding sequence ATGGATACTCCTGTTATTACGCGCTCCGTCGAAGAACGTAGCAATGTGGTCATCCTCTTTGCAGGGGATAGCGGCGATGGCATTCAGCTTACTGGTGCCCAGTTCACGGAAAGCAACGCTTTGTTCGGTAACGATGTAAGCACTTTCCCCAATTTTCCAGCTGAGATACGTGCACCACAAGGAACTCTTGCCGGTGTAAGTGGTTATCAACTGCACTTCGGCAGCGTGGAGCTTTTCACCCCGGGTGATCAGAGTGATGTGCTTGTGGTAATGAACTCCGCCGCACTGAAAGCGAATCTCGGTAAGCTTAAGAAAGGCGGTGTTATCATCGCGAATACAGATGGGTTCGATAAAAAGAACCTGCGCTTGGCAGGGTACCCGGATGATGCGGAGCCGCTTACGGATGGGTCGCTCCAGAACTACCTCGTGCATACGGTCGACGTAACCAAGATGACGCGCAATGCGCTGGCCGACACGTCTCTTGGTATGAAAGAGAAGGATCGCTGCAAGAATATGTTCGTTCTCGGTTTCATCCATTGGATGTATAGCCGTGAATTGGGACATACCGAAGCGTTCCTCAACAAGAAGTTCGCTAAGAAACCGGATATTCTTGCGGCGAATCTGAAAGTGCTTCTCACCGGATACAACTACGGTGATACCAGCGAGACATTCACCACACGCTACGAGGTGAAACCCGCGCCGATGCCTTCTGGCAACTACCGGAACATTACTGGTAATCAAGGAACTGCAATTGGCCTAACTGCCGCCGCACAGAAGGCCGGGCTTGATCTGTTCTACGGATCATACCCGATCACACCGGCGAGTGATATCCTCCATGAACTTTCACGCCACAAGCATTTTGGTGTACGGACATTTCAGGCCGAGGATGAGATCGCAGCGATCTGTTCCGCGATCGGTGCTAGTTACGGTGGAGCGATAGGTGCCACGGCGAGTAGCGGTCCGGGTATCGCATTGAAGACCGAAGCCATGGGCCTTGCGTTCATGTTGGAGCTTCCATTGGTGATCGTGAATGTGCAACGGGGTGGCCCAAGCACCGGGTTACCCACCAAGACCGAACAAGCGGACCTGTGGCAAGCCGTTTTTGGCAGGAATGGCGAAGCACCCATTCCGGTCGTTGCCGCAAGCAGTCCCACGGATTGTTTCGAAATGGTCTACGAAGCTGTGCGCATTGCAGTTGAGCACATGACACCCGTGATCTTCTTGAGCGATGGTTATATCGCGAACGGTGCCGAACCGTGGAAATTCCCGCAAGCAAATGAGCTGAAGGCCATCAAACCTCCATTCGCGAAGCCACGAACGAACGGTACCGTCAATGAACCATTCCTGCCCTATGAACGGGACAAGAAAGGTGTGCGACCATGGGCCATCCCAGGCATGAAGGGACTGCAACACCGCATAGGAGGTATTGAGAAAGAGAATGGGACAGGTAACATCAGTTACGATCCAGCCAACCATGAACTAATGGTAAAGTTGCGTGCTGAAAAAGTGCATCGCATTGTGGAGGACGTGCCTCCATTGGATCTTTCAAGTGGTGCCGAAAGCGGTGACCTGTTGATCTTGGGCTGGGGAAGTACGTATGGTGCGATCCGGACCGCCGTGAACGAATTGACGGATGAAGGATATAGCGTTGGTCATTTGCACTTGCGTTATTTATTCCCATTCAGAAAAGAATTAGGTAATATCCTTAAGAAGTATAAGACCGTGTTGATGCCCGAAATGAACAGTGGTCAATTGCGCCAAATGATACGGGCCGAATACTTGATCGATGCCAAAGGATTGAACAAGATCCAAGGAATGCCATTTACATCAGCAGAGATACACAACGCTGCATTAGACCTTTTGAAAGCATGA
- a CDS encoding 2-oxoacid:ferredoxin oxidoreductase subunit beta, whose product MTIASDVVLDNAAPSAGYASDQEVRWCPGCGDYSILKQVETVLKDQGKAKEDIVFISGIGCSSRFPYYLDTYGMHSIHGRAPAIVSGLRGVRPDLSVWMITGDGDSLSIGGNHLIHMLRRNVDVNVLLFNNEIYGLTKGQYSPTSPEGAVTRSTPMGSTDHPFNPLALCKGADATFIARSMDRDPKHLREMLVRAEAHRGTSLLEIYQNCNVFNDGAFEVFTEKKSKPDNTIFVEHGKPLIFAGGTKGIKLDGMTPIAVDLSNGASAADLWVHDERDGYKASILVRIFEDPRKEGALPRPFGVFYVNDRATNETKLNAQLALAKEKKGVGDLDALLRGEHMWSIK is encoded by the coding sequence ATGACCATAGCAAGTGATGTCGTTCTGGACAATGCCGCGCCAAGCGCAGGTTATGCAAGTGATCAGGAAGTGCGCTGGTGCCCCGGGTGCGGTGACTACAGCATTCTGAAACAAGTGGAGACGGTGCTGAAGGATCAAGGAAAAGCGAAAGAGGATATTGTGTTCATCAGCGGTATCGGGTGCAGTTCGCGCTTTCCGTATTACTTGGATACGTATGGAATGCACAGCATCCACGGCCGTGCACCAGCCATTGTAAGCGGGCTGCGCGGTGTACGTCCGGATCTGAGCGTATGGATGATCACCGGAGATGGTGATTCACTGAGCATCGGTGGTAACCATTTGATCCACATGTTGCGTCGAAATGTTGATGTGAACGTTCTGCTCTTCAATAACGAGATCTACGGGTTGACCAAAGGACAGTACTCACCTACTTCACCTGAGGGTGCAGTAACACGTAGCACACCTATGGGTAGTACGGATCATCCATTCAACCCATTGGCATTGTGTAAGGGTGCCGATGCCACGTTCATTGCGCGCAGTATGGATCGCGACCCGAAGCATTTACGTGAGATGTTGGTGCGTGCAGAGGCACATCGTGGTACCAGTTTGTTGGAGATCTACCAGAACTGCAACGTTTTCAATGATGGTGCATTCGAAGTGTTCACCGAGAAAAAGTCGAAGCCCGATAACACTATTTTCGTAGAACACGGTAAGCCGCTGATCTTTGCTGGTGGTACTAAAGGCATTAAGCTCGATGGTATGACACCCATTGCAGTTGATCTTTCGAACGGCGCATCCGCCGCCGACCTGTGGGTCCATGACGAACGCGATGGTTACAAGGCCAGTATACTCGTTCGCATTTTCGAGGATCCAAGAAAGGAGGGAGCTTTACCACGTCCGTTCGGTGTGTTCTACGTGAACGATCGCGCAACCAACGAGACAAAGCTCAATGCACAATTAGCCTTGGCAAAAGAGAAGAAGGGTGTAGGCGATCTCGATGCGTTGTTGCGTGGTGAGCACATGTGGAGTATCAAGTGA
- the nadE gene encoding NAD(+) synthase: METQKVIAHIVGWLKEYCTNAHQKGFVIGISGGIDSAVTSALCARTGFPVLCVEMPIHQAASQVSRGQEHIVALKKQFPLVSSQIVDLTPTFDTIALALPKSENDDAVQLALANTRARLRMTTLYYLAGLHGYLVAGTGNKVEDFGVGFFTKYGDGGVDLSPIADLNKTEIYTVARALGIVESVQKAAPTDGLFGDDRTDADQIGASYPELELAMEHVESGNSDLSELSERERVVMDIYKKRHRANLHKMDPIPVCEIPLELKN, encoded by the coding sequence ATGGAAACCCAAAAGGTAATAGCCCATATCGTTGGTTGGCTGAAGGAATATTGTACCAACGCTCACCAAAAAGGATTCGTGATCGGGATCAGCGGTGGTATTGATAGCGCTGTTACCAGTGCGCTGTGCGCACGGACCGGGTTCCCTGTTCTATGTGTGGAAATGCCGATCCATCAAGCGGCATCACAAGTTTCACGTGGCCAAGAGCATATTGTAGCTTTAAAAAAACAGTTTCCCTTGGTAAGCTCGCAGATCGTGGATCTCACACCAACCTTCGACACAATTGCGCTAGCGTTACCTAAGTCGGAGAACGATGATGCTGTTCAACTCGCCTTGGCCAATACGCGTGCGCGGTTACGTATGACCACCTTGTACTACTTGGCGGGCCTACACGGATATCTCGTCGCAGGCACAGGAAACAAAGTAGAAGACTTCGGTGTTGGGTTCTTTACCAAATACGGCGATGGCGGTGTGGACCTTAGTCCAATTGCCGACCTGAACAAGACAGAGATCTATACAGTAGCACGCGCATTGGGTATCGTTGAAAGTGTGCAAAAAGCGGCGCCAACAGACGGTTTATTCGGTGATGACCGTACGGATGCGGATCAGATCGGTGCGAGTTACCCGGAGCTGGAGTTGGCTATGGAACACGTGGAAAGCGGTAACAGCGACCTATCAGAACTTAGCGAGCGCGAGCGCGTCGTTATGGACATTTATAAAAAACGTCACCGCGCCAATCTGCACAAAATGGATCCGATCCCGGTGTGTGAGATCCCGCTGGAATTGAAGAACTGA
- a CDS encoding PorT family protein: protein MKKAFAILAVTLIGATTLNAQSDNSVRLGIKVSPNMAWIRTDTKGLESDGSLIGYSFGLMAEFPFGANGNYRFATGLTLLNIGGKTETSYEVDSSSVVTSVRSIQKTRLRYIEIPLALKLMTNEIGYMRYFGQLGFDAGVNLRAKQDIETVTTTNNVSTTATVDEDDVKDEVNPVKLGFQIGGGAEYNFSGSTSMLIGIAYHSSFTTLFKKGTFNTDDTTLLYKAKTYADYFELSLGVYF, encoded by the coding sequence ATGAAGAAGGCATTCGCCATTCTCGCCGTGACATTGATCGGCGCAACAACCCTTAACGCACAAAGCGATAACAGCGTGCGCTTGGGCATAAAAGTATCGCCCAACATGGCTTGGATCCGCACGGATACCAAAGGATTGGAAAGCGATGGTAGCTTGATCGGCTACAGCTTCGGCCTGATGGCTGAGTTCCCATTCGGTGCGAACGGAAATTATCGGTTTGCTACGGGTCTGACGTTGTTGAACATTGGTGGAAAGACGGAGACATCATATGAAGTAGACTCTAGCAGTGTTGTTACATCGGTTAGAAGTATTCAAAAAACCCGTCTCCGTTATATCGAGATCCCATTGGCCCTTAAATTAATGACCAATGAGATCGGCTACATGCGTTATTTCGGTCAACTTGGTTTCGACGCTGGCGTTAACCTCCGCGCCAAACAGGATATTGAGACCGTAACCACTACCAATAATGTTTCAACTACCGCAACCGTTGATGAAGACGATGTAAAGGACGAGGTGAATCCCGTAAAACTCGGGTTCCAGATAGGCGGAGGTGCGGAGTATAACTTCTCTGGTAGTACCAGCATGTTGATCGGTATTGCGTACCACAGTTCGTTCACTACATTGTTCAAGAAAGGCACCTTCAATACGGATGATACTACGCTCTTGTATAAGGCCAAAACATACGCTGATTATTTCGAGCTATCGCTTGGTGTTTACTTCTAA
- the gldC gene encoding gliding motility protein GldC has translation MKRSEIKLSVQLDENNVPERIDWEAEDNGEKSQSKAVLLSLWDDKEKNTLRIDLWTKEMSVEEMKAFFHQNILTMADTFERATNESKMAEQMRDFGAYFAEHMLPELKA, from the coding sequence ATGAAAAGATCCGAGATCAAACTTTCCGTACAACTCGACGAGAACAACGTGCCCGAACGCATCGATTGGGAAGCCGAGGACAATGGCGAAAAAAGCCAGAGCAAAGCAGTGCTCCTATCCCTTTGGGACGATAAGGAGAAGAACACCTTGCGCATCGATCTCTGGACCAAGGAAATGTCCGTTGAGGAAATGAAAGCGTTCTTCCACCAGAACATTCTCACCATGGCGGATACGTTCGAACGTGCGACCAACGAAAGCAAAATGGCGGAACAAATGCGCGACTTCGGAGCGTATTTCGCGGAGCATATGTTGCCGGAGTTGAAGGCTTAG
- a CDS encoding YihA family ribosome biogenesis GTP-binding protein: MKALVAEHLGSGRAPEHWPKATLPEYAFIGRSNVGKSSLINMLCHINKLARVSNTPGRTRNVEHFRVDGTLKSDRQWMLADLPGYGFAKVSKTERSAWESMIRNYLRRRENLQCTFVLVDSRLEPQKNDLEMIQWLGETEIPFAIVFTKTDKLGQPQVQANVAKLKRELKKSWETLPTIFETSSEKSVGRDELLGFIEEVNKGWGATE; the protein is encoded by the coding sequence ATGAAAGCCTTGGTCGCAGAACATTTGGGCAGCGGTCGTGCTCCGGAGCATTGGCCCAAAGCCACATTGCCGGAGTATGCGTTCATTGGAAGAAGCAATGTTGGGAAGAGCTCGTTGATCAACATGCTCTGCCATATCAACAAATTAGCACGAGTAAGTAACACTCCGGGCCGCACGCGGAATGTAGAACACTTCAGAGTGGACGGCACGCTGAAAAGCGATCGCCAATGGATGCTCGCGGACCTACCCGGCTACGGCTTTGCGAAAGTGAGCAAGACAGAACGCAGCGCTTGGGAAAGCATGATCCGCAATTACCTGCGCCGCAGAGAGAATCTACAATGCACGTTCGTTCTCGTCGACAGCAGACTTGAACCGCAGAAGAACGACCTTGAAATGATACAGTGGTTAGGAGAAACGGAGATCCCGTTCGCAATCGTTTTCACGAAAACCGATAAGCTCGGTCAGCCACAGGTTCAGGCAAACGTAGCCAAGCTCAAACGCGAATTGAAGAAGTCCTGGGAAACCCTGCCGACCATCTTCGAGACCAGTTCAGAAAAGTCAGTGGGCCGGGACGAATTATTGGGATTTATTGAAGAAGTGAATAAGGGCTGGGGGGCTACGGAGTAG
- a CDS encoding alpha/beta hydrolase — translation MSNDRTLIKEGEFQYLEAGEGQPLILLHGLFGALSNFKPLFDHFTPNYKVIVPILPLYTLPMLSTNVDNLAKFLDRFIQHKGFKQVNLIGNSLGGHVALVYCSRHAERVRSLVLTGSSGLYENAFGGGFPRREDKEFIRKKVAVTFYDPKHATDALVDECYETVNDRSKLIRILSLAKSAIRHNMATEIPKLKMPVLLIWGKNDTITPPDVAEEFHTLIPHSELHWIDECGHAAMMEHPDQFNAILETWLAKTLV, via the coding sequence ATGTCGAACGATCGTACGTTAATAAAGGAGGGTGAATTCCAGTACTTGGAAGCGGGCGAAGGTCAGCCTTTGATCTTGCTGCACGGGCTTTTCGGAGCGTTGAGCAACTTCAAACCATTATTCGATCACTTCACACCGAACTACAAAGTGATCGTACCCATATTGCCGTTGTACACGCTGCCGATGTTGAGTACGAACGTGGACAATCTGGCAAAATTCCTGGACCGGTTCATTCAGCATAAGGGTTTCAAACAGGTGAATTTGATCGGCAATTCGCTAGGTGGGCATGTCGCCTTGGTGTATTGTAGTCGACACGCGGAGCGCGTACGGAGCTTGGTACTCACAGGCAGTTCCGGTCTATACGAAAATGCGTTCGGCGGAGGTTTTCCTAGAAGAGAGGACAAGGAATTCATTCGCAAAAAAGTAGCCGTGACCTTTTACGATCCGAAGCATGCAACGGACGCTTTGGTAGACGAATGCTATGAAACCGTAAATGATCGGAGCAAGTTGATCCGGATCCTATCCTTGGCCAAAAGCGCGATACGGCACAACATGGCTACGGAGATCCCGAAATTGAAGATGCCCGTGTTGTTGATCTGGGGAAAGAACGATACGATAACCCCACCTGATGTAGCTGAAGAATTCCATACGTTGATCCCGCATAGCGAATTGCACTGGATCGATGAATGCGGACATGCAGCCATGATGGAGCATCCAGATCAATTCAACGCCATCTTGGAAACGTGGCTGGCCAAGACGTTGGTGTGA
- the mraZ gene encoding division/cell wall cluster transcriptional repressor MraZ, producing MLNLLGEYDLKLDAKGRLTLPSGLRKQLDGEIQKGFVINRDVFKPCLVLYPMVEWEHTQTTMRRLNRFVAKNVEFVRRFMNGATPIELDASDRLLLPKHLLAHAGIGKGLRMVGMMDRVEIWSTDTHVKMLREKVDLTALAEDVMGSLGNADEE from the coding sequence ATGTTGAACCTCCTCGGTGAATACGATCTGAAACTGGACGCCAAAGGCCGTCTTACGCTCCCGTCCGGGTTGCGCAAGCAGCTCGATGGTGAGATCCAGAAAGGATTCGTGATCAATCGTGATGTGTTCAAGCCGTGCTTGGTGCTCTACCCCATGGTCGAATGGGAGCATACACAGACCACGATGCGACGATTGAATCGTTTCGTGGCCAAGAACGTCGAGTTCGTTAGGCGCTTCATGAATGGAGCAACGCCAATTGAACTGGACGCGAGTGATCGCTTGCTCCTGCCGAAACACCTTCTCGCCCACGCCGGAATCGGCAAAGGGCTACGGATGGTGGGCATGATGGACCGTGTGGAGATATGGAGTACCGACACGCATGTAAAAATGTTGCGCGAAAAAGTGGATCTCACCGCGCTTGCCGAGGATGTCATGGGCAGCCTAGGCAACGCAGATGAAGAGTGA
- the rsmH gene encoding 16S rRNA (cytosine(1402)-N(4))-methyltransferase RsmH — translation MKSEYHEPVLLQACIEGLNIQPDGTYVDVTFGGGGHSRAILEKLGPHGRLIAFDRDRDAWANAAILREKYDGENKPHFTLVQADYRWIRNHLRYLHAIPVDGILADLGVSSHQFDTGDRGFSFRFDGPLDMRMDHRNSRDAAQLLRDLDVNALTDVLRKYGEVQHAHRVAHQLVDANRSRRIRTTFQLVEALRPVTPRGKESSFLAQVFQALRIAVNDELASLELFLQQTAEVMAPGGKLVIMSYHSLEDRLVKNYMRSGDLAGHENKDIYGNRTRPFDPTSNKAIQPSDSEVAMNPRARSARLRIAVRSEQVEK, via the coding sequence ATGAAGAGTGAGTACCACGAGCCCGTTCTTTTACAAGCTTGTATTGAAGGATTGAATATCCAGCCGGATGGCACCTATGTCGATGTTACGTTCGGCGGTGGTGGGCACAGCAGAGCCATCCTTGAAAAGCTCGGACCGCACGGTAGGCTGATCGCCTTTGATCGCGATCGTGATGCTTGGGCGAATGCCGCTATACTGCGTGAGAAGTATGATGGCGAGAATAAGCCGCACTTCACATTGGTTCAGGCGGATTATCGTTGGATCAGGAATCATCTCCGCTACCTCCACGCCATTCCGGTCGATGGAATTCTCGCAGATCTAGGAGTCAGCAGTCACCAATTCGATACCGGGGACCGTGGATTCAGCTTTCGGTTCGATGGACCATTGGATATGCGGATGGATCATCGCAATTCCCGGGATGCTGCACAACTCTTACGCGACCTGGATGTGAATGCGCTCACGGATGTATTACGCAAATACGGTGAGGTCCAGCATGCACACCGTGTGGCACATCAACTGGTCGATGCGAATAGATCCCGACGGATCCGCACCACGTTCCAGTTGGTGGAAGCGTTGAGGCCGGTGACTCCCCGTGGTAAGGAGAGTAGCTTTTTGGCGCAAGTGTTCCAAGCGCTTCGGATCGCAGTCAATGATGAACTCGCTTCGCTCGAACTGTTCCTGCAACAGACCGCAGAGGTGATGGCTCCAGGAGGAAAACTCGTGATCATGAGCTACCACAGCCTCGAAGATCGACTGGTAAAGAATTACATGCGAAGCGGAGATCTCGCTGGCCATGAGAACAAGGACATCTACGGAAACAGAACACGCCCCTTCGATCCTACAAGTAACAAAGCAATACAACCGAGCGATAGCGAAGTAGCAATGAACCCAAGGGCCCGCAGTGCCCGCTTACGAATAGCAGTACGCAGTGAACAAGTTGAAAAATAA